The Bifidobacterium bifidum ATCC 29521 = JCM 1255 = DSM 20456 region TCAAGGACGGCATCGTCAAGCCGTCATCGCCCGACAAGTCACCTGCTCAGAGTGCGCAGAACATGCAACAATCAGTTGAGGAGGCTGGCATCTACTGCGAGTCCGGCTGGTCGGAACTCTCATCGCAAGGGTATCCGGGTGTGACGGACGTCGAGATATGCCTCAAGCCGCGCATCGCCTACGTCACGTTCGATAACGAATTCGCTGCCGACATGTACCGCGCGCCTTTGCGATACAAAATCATCGAGATGTTTGACGAGCAAGCGAACAGCACCATCTCCAAGGGAGACTGGCGGCTGTTGAGTGGCAAGAAATGGTCGGTGTTCAGCTACAGGACCATCATTGACAAGCTCCAGAAGCAGTGGGGTGGAACCGTCGAGAAAATAGGATGACGGCGGATGATCCGGGTGCGATGCAACCGCGGCACATGAGGCGCGGACGCGGTTCTCCGCGAAGGCTATGATGGAAACGTGAATGACGTCTCGAAT contains the following coding sequences:
- a CDS encoding DUF1109 domain-containing protein, whose protein sequence is MHESSYKAGSGRRYQSGQGRPGRVPRILVTVVAVIALIVGGLALVRAVAPHAIAKLTAVSVRSLAIGAAALIVVAIILIVMARVASRRGNRVSVRGTAGGAIVAVVFAIMLTVAALLISNLFKDGIVKPSSPDKSPAQSAQNMQQSVEEAGIYCESGWSELSSQGYPGVTDVEICLKPRIAYVTFDNEFAADMYRAPLRYKIIEMFDEQANSTISKGDWRLLSGKKWSVFSYRTIIDKLQKQWGGTVEKIG